Within Gemmatimonadota bacterium, the genomic segment CACCCAGAAGCGGAGTACCTCGCCGGCCGTGGACGACGTCGCGATCCCCGGGTTGTTCTCCCGGATGTATCGGACGGTTTCGGACTGAAAGGAGGCAATGACCTTGCGTTCCGGGTACGGACTCTTCGCGATAACCTCGGAAAAACGGGCCCTGGCGGTTTCGGAAACTTCCTTCAGCTCGATGATCATCCGCGTATCGGGTAGCGCGGTCAGGACCTCCTCCAGAGAAGGTACCCGCAATCCCATGCCCCGGAACGGAAAGCTCGCGCCGTCGTCGGTCCACCTGTACCCCGCGTCCAGTTCCCGCAGTGCTTCCCAGGTCATCTCGTCGACTCGGCCCGAGCCGTCGGTCGTGCGCTCGACCGTGGCGTCGTGGATGACTACCAGTTCGCCGTCGCGGGTGGCGTGGACGTCGAATTCAAGGGCGTCCACACCCATTTTAGTCGCGTTCCGAAATGCGAAGAGGGTGTTTTCAGGCCACAGCCCCGCGCCGCCGCGGTGGGCGATGGCCAGGAGCTGATCAGTTGCCGTAAACGAGTGTACAGGCATGGGACGGGTCACTATCGCTGAATATGCCAAGACCGCGACAAGCACGGCCGCACCGGCGACCGCGAGCCGAAGGAGCCATTTAAAGATGAATCGAAGCATTTAGCAACCGCGGTTGGAGTTACAGGGGCCAGTCCCGAAGGATGCGTTCCA encodes:
- a CDS encoding glycerophosphodiester phosphodiesterase, producing MPVHSFTATDQLLAIAHRGGAGLWPENTLFAFRNATKMGVDALEFDVHATRDGELVVIHDATVERTTDGSGRVDEMTWEALRELDAGYRWTDDGASFPFRGMGLRVPSLEEVLTALPDTRMIIELKEVSETARARFSEVIAKSPYPERKVIASFQSETVRYIRENNPGIATSSTAGEVLRFWVLNSLGLGFAFVPGGETMQVPPRFQDLTLVSTRFVSGAHRHNVDVYVWTINEEADMKRHVDHGVDGIMTDYPDRLLQVLGRGPALGETDSGEGEEATP